The sequence GATTTCGCCGCGGATGGTGTCGCGGATGAGTACCACGGCAAGGAACTGCGCTGGAACCGCGCCTCGCAGGAGGTCAGGAGCATCATCCAGCTGCTGAAGACGACGCTGGAGAAGAACGACGGCACCGCGCACCAGACGCTTGCGCGCGCGAAGGCTGCGGTCAACAACATCGGCTGAGCTGGCCTCAGCGCATGGACAGATAAGGCAAGCCTTCGGA is a genomic window of Streptomyces sp. Edi2 containing:
- a CDS encoding pore-forming ESAT-6 family protein, which gives rise to MAAGSDRRSYDSGASAEAQGNIQAVIARLEQVIAARDAQVKAAMSDFAADGVADEYHGKELRWNRASQEVRSIIQLLKTTLEKNDGTAHQTLARAKAAVNNIG